Below is a genomic region from Balneola sp. MJW-20.
TCAGATCGGTCTGATGGAGATAAACAATGCCCTGATCGGCACCACCATTCAGATTTATGGCAGACTCTCCAATGTAGGCTGCCTCTAAATCTATTCCTTTTGTGATCGTCAGCTGACCATTGCAAACGCCCGAAAGGCAGAACAGAAGACATAAAGTGATGGAACCGTTCTTAATAAAACTCATGAAGCAGGGGTGAAAAAAATCGGATAAAGATTAACGTCCGTGTGCATACAACCAATAAAATCCGGATTTAATTTTCTTGCGTTGCTTCTGTTAAGATCATCATCAGAGCGGCTCCTGCCGGGGTGTCAATCAAATTGATCTTTGTGAAGCCCGCTTTTTCATAACAACGAATGGCCCCGTGATTATCAGGAGAAGGATCTACTCTGATCTCATTAATATCCGGACCCTGAAACAGAAGGTGACAAAATTCGGAGATGAATGCAGATCCCATTCCGTGTCCGAGATCTTGTTCGTCCGCTATGAACTGATCTATACCCAGTATTCCCGGACCCGGTTTATCCGGCCACCATTCCGGATTCCCATGGGTAACGGAGTAATACTGTATATAACCGAGATCCTCTTCATCCTTCCTGATGATAAAGGGCCGGGCGTCATCCTGTCCATGAATACGCGGCAGATACTTTTCCTTCAGTGATTGAATACCGGTTTCCTGTTCACTCCACCATTTCTGCAGATGTGGTCTGCTCAGCCATTCGGAAAGCATGGGAAGGTCGTCTTCCGCAAGCGGTCTGAACCGGTAAGTTCCGGTTATGTGTCCGGTAATTATTTTGGTGAGATAGTACCCCATTCTGTATTGGGTTTGGATCCCATGGTAAATACGATCCGGTCTGCGTTCATGAGCTCGTTATGCAGGAGGTAATTCCGGTTAACCGTTTTTCCGTCTATACTCAGGTTCTGCACATAGATATTTTCTTCCGACTGATTCAGCGCCTCGATGGTCACTGTATGGCCGCTTTCCAGGTTGATCGTGGCGGAACGTATATTAGGACTGCCGATCGCATACCAGTCGGCACCCGGCGCTACCGGGTAGAATCCTATGGCACTGAAAAGGTACCAGGCTGACATCTGACCCGCATCGTCGTTTCCGGGAAGGCCATCGGAGGTATTGGAATACATAGTGTCCATGATCATGCGAACCCGTTCCTGGGTCTTCCAGGGATCATTGGTCCAGTTATAGAGATAGGGAATGTGATGACCGGGCTCGTTACCATGCACATAATTACCGATGATCCCGTCGCGGGTGATATCTTCGGTCTGATCGATGTACTTGTCCTCGATCTCCATCACAAAAAGAGAATCCAGATGTTCGGAAAAGCGGTCTTTTCCACCCATCATTTCGATCATGCGGTCAGGATCATGAGGAACATACAAACTATAATTCCAGGCGTTACCTTCAATAAATCCCTGCCCGTGAGTATCCATCTCATCAAACTCCTGTTTGAAGGAACCATCGGATAAACGGGGACGCATAAAACCTATACGCTCATCATACACATTCTCAAAATTCCGGGAGCGTTTCTTGAACTCTGTCTCCACTTCGGTATTACCCGCTTTTTTGGCCAGCTGTGAAATGGCCCAGTCATCATAGGCATATTCCAGGGTCTTGGATACGGAGGAAGTATTCTGGTCTTCCGGCACATATCCCAGATCCATATAGTACCCGATGCCGTCATAATAAGGTACTTTGGCGGTGGTTACGCTTGCTTCCAGTGCCCGGTCAATGTCCCCTGAGATGATTCCTTTGATGTAGGCATCCGAAATTACGGATACACTATGATATCCGATCATACACCAGTTTTCATTAGCGTAATGCGACCAGATCGGCAGCATATGATGGGCACTCTGGTCATAATGAGCCAGCATGGAGTAGACCATATCGCGGTTCCTTTGCTGCTGGACAATATTGAACCAGGGATGCAGAGCCCGGTAGGTGTCCCACAAAGAAAAGATGGTGTAATTGGTAAAATCTTCGGCTGTGTGAGTATTCTGATCGAGGCCCTTATACCGGCCGTCGACATCCATATAAGTGATCGGTCCCAGAAAGGTGTGATAGAGTGCGGTGTAAAAGGTCTCTTTATCTTTCCGGGTGATGGTTTCCACCTCCACTTTACTCAATTCTTTATTCCAGAGCGCGCGGGCATCGGAGCGGTATTGATCAAAATCCCAGTGGGCTGCTTCCGCCTGTAGGTTTTTTATAGCCCCTTC
It encodes:
- a CDS encoding GNAT family N-acetyltransferase yields the protein MGYYLTKIITGHITGTYRFRPLAEDDLPMLSEWLSRPHLQKWWSEQETGIQSLKEKYLPRIHGQDDARPFIIRKDEEDLGYIQYYSVTHGNPEWWPDKPGPGILGIDQFIADEQDLGHGMGSAFISEFCHLLFQGPDINEIRVDPSPDNHGAIRCYEKAGFTKINLIDTPAGAALMMILTEATQEN
- a CDS encoding GH92 family glycosyl hydrolase — encoded protein: MLKPFFLSLIAVLPLTLAAQSDPAQFVNPLVGTQNMGHTYPGATVPFGMVQLSPDTDTTRYELNGSYNPEVYRYCAGYQYEDPTIVGFSHTHFSGTGHSDLGDFLIMPTTGELQLHAGSEEDPSTGYRSAYSHDNEIAEPGYYSVLLEDHGIEAELTSTNRVGIHRYTFPEEADGHIILDLEHGIYTYDEKNVWTFVRVENDSTVTGFRQTDGWARTRTVYFAMSFSKPFTSYGHEKDENDTYRGFWRKFDESKNFPEMIGKDIRAYFNFDVEEGEEVMLKFALSSVSTEGAIKNLQAEAAHWDFDQYRSDARALWNKELSKVEVETITRKDKETFYTALYHTFLGPITYMDVDGRYKGLDQNTHTAEDFTNYTIFSLWDTYRALHPWFNIVQQQRNRDMVYSMLAHYDQSAHHMLPIWSHYANENWCMIGYHSVSVISDAYIKGIISGDIDRALEASVTTAKVPYYDGIGYYMDLGYVPEDQNTSSVSKTLEYAYDDWAISQLAKKAGNTEVETEFKKRSRNFENVYDERIGFMRPRLSDGSFKQEFDEMDTHGQGFIEGNAWNYSLYVPHDPDRMIEMMGGKDRFSEHLDSLFVMEIEDKYIDQTEDITRDGIIGNYVHGNEPGHHIPYLYNWTNDPWKTQERVRMIMDTMYSNTSDGLPGNDDAGQMSAWYLFSAIGFYPVAPGADWYAIGSPNIRSATINLESGHTVTIEALNQSEENIYVQNLSIDGKTVNRNYLLHNELMNADRIVFTMGSKPNTEWGTISPK